The Achromobacter pestifer genome includes a region encoding these proteins:
- a CDS encoding class I adenylate-forming enzyme family protein, with the protein MTIADATLVAAFARLWSQPQWAGRPAIVTADGALTYAGLQREVGRIAGGLRAAGVARGSLVAIAMERSQAQVLAILGVMAAGACPCPLEPRLSEAETARRVAAVGLGWMLHDAANAATARASGLAPQRLLDAAAVAQGPLDWTGSGEAASGDAGLLLFTSGSTGNPKGVLLSHRGLANNARGVLAHTGLTPEDRLLHVMPLHHTNALNNQIFAPLLAGACVALAGRFRAEDMPGLLRAFRPTLITGVPTMYARMLELEFDPASLAALRFARCGSAPITEALHRRIEAFLGCPLVVSYGLSEATCTSTMNPPAARRVGSVGTVLAGQRVTLRLPDGSEAAPGGEGEICIAGDSLMLGYVGVDSADAGAPQQLRTGDLGRFDEQGYLSITGRIKDVIIRGGENISPALIEGVVTGLPGVAACCVVGAPDEDLGEVPVIFVQRAGEAAPDAPGIQAEVLARLGRIYVPREVLWIERLPENAVGKVDRKALARQLAPASLRS; encoded by the coding sequence ATGACGATCGCCGATGCCACGCTGGTGGCCGCGTTCGCGCGCCTGTGGAGCCAGCCGCAATGGGCCGGGCGGCCCGCCATCGTGACCGCGGACGGCGCCTTGACCTATGCCGGCCTGCAGCGCGAGGTCGGGCGCATCGCGGGCGGATTGCGCGCCGCCGGCGTGGCGCGCGGCAGCCTGGTGGCGATCGCGATGGAGCGGTCGCAGGCGCAGGTGCTGGCGATCCTGGGCGTGATGGCGGCGGGCGCCTGCCCGTGTCCCTTGGAGCCGCGCCTGTCGGAGGCCGAGACCGCCAGGCGCGTGGCGGCGGTGGGCCTGGGCTGGATGCTGCACGACGCGGCCAACGCGGCCACGGCCCGGGCCAGCGGCCTGGCGCCGCAACGCCTGCTGGACGCCGCCGCCGTGGCGCAAGGCCCGCTGGACTGGACGGGCAGCGGCGAGGCCGCGTCCGGTGATGCGGGCCTGTTGCTGTTCACATCCGGTAGCACCGGCAATCCCAAAGGCGTGCTGTTGAGCCACCGCGGGCTGGCGAACAATGCGCGCGGGGTGCTGGCGCACACCGGCTTGACGCCGGAAGACCGGCTCTTGCACGTGATGCCGCTGCATCACACCAACGCGCTCAACAACCAGATCTTCGCGCCGCTGCTGGCGGGCGCCTGCGTGGCGCTGGCTGGGCGCTTCCGGGCCGAAGACATGCCGGGCTTGCTGCGCGCGTTCCGGCCCACCCTCATCACCGGCGTGCCCACCATGTACGCGCGCATGCTGGAACTGGAGTTCGACCCCGCAAGCCTGGCCGCGTTGCGCTTTGCGCGCTGCGGTTCGGCGCCCATCACCGAAGCGCTGCACCGGCGCATTGAAGCCTTTCTGGGTTGCCCGCTGGTGGTCTCCTACGGCCTGTCGGAAGCCACCTGCACCTCGACCATGAACCCGCCCGCCGCGCGCCGCGTGGGGTCGGTGGGAACGGTGCTGGCCGGCCAGAGAGTGACCTTGCGCCTGCCGGACGGCAGCGAGGCCGCGCCGGGTGGCGAAGGCGAGATCTGCATCGCGGGCGACAGCCTGATGCTGGGCTATGTGGGCGTGGACAGCGCCGACGCCGGCGCGCCGCAACAGCTGCGCACGGGCGACCTGGGGCGTTTCGACGAGCAGGGCTATCTGAGCATCACCGGCCGCATCAAGGACGTGATCATCCGCGGCGGCGAGAACATCTCGCCGGCGCTGATCGAGGGCGTGGTGACGGGCCTGCCGGGCGTGGCCGCCTGCTGCGTGGTGGGCGCGCCCGACGAGGACCTGGGCGAAGTGCCCGTGATCTTCGTGCAGCGCGCGGGCGAAGCCGCGCCCGATGCGCCGGGCATACAGGCCGAGGTGCTGGCGCGGCTGGGCCGCATCTACGTGCCGCGCGAAGTGCTGTGGATCGAGCGCCTGCCTGAGAACGCGGTGGGCAAGGTCGACCGCAAGGCGCTGGCGCGACAGCTTGCGCCCGCCAGCCTGCGTTCATGA